One genomic segment of Protaetiibacter intestinalis includes these proteins:
- the pheS gene encoding phenylalanine--tRNA ligase subunit alpha translates to MSNPITEQAVTAAVEAALAAIGAAADSAALKAARAAHAGESSPLALLNAAIRDLPGDQKAAAGKLVGQARGQVNQALAAAEERVLVAEEGARLVAEAVDVTAVASRWNRGARHPLSLLMEEMSDLFVAMGWEIGEGPELEHEWFNFDALNFDEDHPARAMQDTFFVEPAERHLVMRTHTSPVQIRSLLSRPLPVYVAAVGRVYRTDELDATHTPVFHQIEGIAIDKGLTMAHLRGTLEHLARAMFGEGAQIRLRPNYFPFTEPSAEMDVWQPNAKGGARWVEWGGCGMVNPNVLRSAGIDPEEYQGFAFGMGIERTLQFRNEMNDMRDMVEGDVRFSQQFGMVV, encoded by the coding sequence GTGTCGAACCCCATCACCGAGCAGGCGGTCACCGCCGCCGTCGAGGCGGCGCTCGCCGCGATCGGCGCAGCGGCCGACTCGGCGGCCCTCAAGGCGGCGCGTGCCGCGCACGCCGGGGAGTCCTCGCCGCTCGCCCTCCTGAACGCCGCCATCCGCGACCTCCCCGGAGACCAGAAGGCTGCGGCGGGCAAGCTCGTCGGCCAGGCGCGCGGTCAGGTCAACCAGGCGCTCGCCGCCGCCGAGGAGCGCGTGCTCGTCGCGGAGGAGGGGGCCCGCCTCGTCGCGGAGGCGGTCGACGTGACCGCGGTCGCGAGCCGCTGGAACCGCGGCGCCCGGCATCCGCTGTCCCTCCTCATGGAGGAGATGAGCGACCTCTTCGTCGCGATGGGCTGGGAGATCGGCGAGGGCCCCGAGCTCGAGCACGAGTGGTTCAACTTCGACGCCCTCAACTTCGACGAGGACCACCCGGCCCGCGCCATGCAGGACACCTTCTTCGTGGAACCGGCCGAGCGTCACCTCGTGATGCGCACCCACACGAGCCCCGTGCAGATCCGCTCGCTGCTGTCGCGCCCGCTGCCCGTCTACGTCGCCGCCGTCGGCCGCGTCTACCGCACCGACGAGCTCGACGCGACCCACACCCCCGTCTTCCACCAGATCGAGGGCATCGCGATCGACAAGGGCCTCACGATGGCGCACCTGCGCGGCACCCTCGAGCACCTCGCCCGCGCCATGTTCGGCGAGGGCGCGCAGATCCGCCTGCGCCCCAACTACTTCCCGTTCACCGAGCCCTCCGCCGAGATGGACGTCTGGCAGCCGAACGCCAAGGGCGGCGCGCGCTGGGTCGAGTGGGGCGGCTGCGGCATGGTGAACCCCAACGTGCTGCGCTCGGCGGGCATCGACCCCGAGGAGTACCAGGGCTTCGCCTTCGGCATGGGCATCGAGCGCACCCTGCAGTTCCGCAACGAGATGAACGACATGCGCGACATGGTCGAGGGCGACGTGCGCTTCTCGCAGCAGTTCGGGATGGTGGTGTGA
- a CDS encoding amino acid ABC transporter ATP-binding protein: MATDAGSSSAHHQTTAASRGEPLVVITDVQKHYGDFQALTDIDLTVNRGEVVVVIGPSGSGKSTLCRTINRLETITSGSITIDGAELPKEGRALAELRADVGMVFQSFNLFAHLTVLENVTLGPIKVRRMKKADAEREARVLLDRVGVGQQAGKLPAQLSGGQQQRVAIARALAMRPKVMLFDEPTSALDPEMINEVLDVMVSLAQDGMTMIVVTHEMGFARKAADRVVFMADGQIVEEATPDEFFTHPRSERAKDFLSKLITH, from the coding sequence ATGGCGACGGATGCCGGAAGCAGTTCCGCACACCACCAGACGACGGCCGCGAGCCGGGGCGAACCCCTGGTCGTGATCACCGACGTGCAGAAGCACTACGGCGACTTCCAGGCCCTCACCGACATCGACCTGACCGTCAACCGGGGCGAGGTCGTCGTCGTGATCGGGCCGTCGGGCTCCGGCAAGTCGACCCTCTGCCGCACCATCAACCGGCTCGAGACCATCACGAGCGGCAGCATCACGATCGACGGCGCGGAGCTCCCGAAGGAGGGCCGCGCGCTCGCCGAGCTGCGCGCCGACGTGGGCATGGTGTTCCAGTCGTTCAACCTCTTCGCCCACCTCACCGTGCTCGAGAACGTCACCCTCGGGCCGATCAAGGTGCGGCGCATGAAGAAGGCGGATGCCGAGCGCGAGGCGCGGGTGCTGCTCGACCGGGTGGGGGTCGGCCAGCAGGCCGGCAAGCTGCCGGCGCAGCTCTCGGGCGGCCAGCAGCAACGCGTCGCGATCGCCCGGGCGCTCGCCATGCGGCCCAAGGTCATGCTCTTCGACGAGCCGACGAGCGCCCTCGACCCCGAGATGATCAACGAGGTGCTCGACGTCATGGTCTCCCTCGCCCAGGACGGCATGACGATGATCGTCGTCACCCACGAGATGGGGTTCGCGCGCAAGGCCGCCGACCGCGTCGTCTTCATGGCCGACGGCCAGATCGTCGAGGAGGCCACCCCCGACGAGTTCTTCACGCATCCGAGAAGCGAGCGCGCGAAGGACTTCCTCTCCAAGCTCATCACCCACTGA